The genomic window ATAAAATTCTCAAGCACAACAGCGCACTCCATACCAATGCAAATTAACTGGCAAGCTGCCAAAACTTACGAAGATATTCTGTATCAAAAAAACGATGGCATCGCGAAAATCACCATAAACCGCCCCCACAAACGCAATGCCTTTCGTCCTAAAACAGTCTTTGAACTGTACGACGCTTTCTCTGATGCTCGTGAAGATACTACTATAGGTGTTGTCCTATTTACAGGTTATGGCCCACACACTGATGGCAAATATGCCTTCTGTTCTGGTGGCGATCAAAGTGTGCGGGGACATGCGGGTTATGTGGACGAAACTGGCATTCCCCGCTTGAATGTGCTGGACTTACAACGCCTGATTCGTTCCATGCCGAAAGTGGTGATTGCTTTAGTAGCTGGATATGCGATCGGTGGTGGACATGTCCTACACTTGATTTGCGACCTTACCATCGCCGCCGATAACGCCATTTTTGGACAGACAGGCCCCAAAGTCGGCAGTTTCGATGGTGGTTTTGGAGCCAGCTATCTCGCCCGCATTGTGGGACAAAAAAAAGCTAGAGAAATTTGGTTTCTCTGCCGCCAATATGATGCCCAACAAGCTCTAGAAATGGGCTTAATTAATTGCGTCGTCCCAGTGGAACAACTAGAAGCGGAAGGTATTCAATGGGCGCAAGAGATTTTAGAAAAAAGTCCGATCGCAATTCGGTGTCTCAAAGCCGCCTTCAATGCTGATTGTGACGGACAAGCTGGTTTACAAGAACTCGCTGGCAATGCCACCCTACTCTATTACATGACAGAAGAGGGGTCTGAGGGCAAACAAGCCTTTCTTGAAAAGCGTCCACCAGATTTCCGCTCTTTTCCTTGGTTACCTTAAAATTGCAAAAATCGCACCCTTTAATGAGGTGCGATTTTTGCAAATGTCAACTTTTACAGCACTAAAAATCTTAAAAACAAATCTTATAGAAAACTACAAACTCAATTCAGTAATAATGGATGACTAAATAACCGCTGCTTTAGTCTTTACCTGTTCAGATATAGAGGCAGCTGTTTCCTCTAGAGGGGCAAGAGCAGCATTGTCTAAATCTGAGGCTAGGGATTGAGAAGATGTTAAAACTGGGGCTGCATCTGGCAAACCCCAAGCATCTTCCAAGGTTTCCCAAGAAGGTGC from Nostoc sp. UHCC 0926 includes these protein-coding regions:
- the menB gene encoding 1,4-dihydroxy-2-naphthoyl-CoA synthase — encoded protein: MQINWQAAKTYEDILYQKNDGIAKITINRPHKRNAFRPKTVFELYDAFSDAREDTTIGVVLFTGYGPHTDGKYAFCSGGDQSVRGHAGYVDETGIPRLNVLDLQRLIRSMPKVVIALVAGYAIGGGHVLHLICDLTIAADNAIFGQTGPKVGSFDGGFGASYLARIVGQKKAREIWFLCRQYDAQQALEMGLINCVVPVEQLEAEGIQWAQEILEKSPIAIRCLKAAFNADCDGQAGLQELAGNATLLYYMTEEGSEGKQAFLEKRPPDFRSFPWLP